Within Rothia sp. ZJ932, the genomic segment CTGGGAGCTGCATCCCTTGAGCGAAAGCAGTACCTTCTTGGTAGCTGTGCTGGGGCGGTAATCCCACCCGTGTGAGACAAAGCAGGACGCCCGAACAAACATGTTCGGGCGTCCTGACTGTATAAAGTTCTATAAAGCCAGATCTCTAGGGGTGAACCTTGGGTTCTTTAGTTACCCGGCAGCAGATTGTACTGACGCAACAAATCATCGGGAGCTAAGAAACCAAAAGCGATCAGCCCCAGCACAAGGGCAGTGGTGATAGCCACCGCGGCACTACGCCAGCCAGGGTGCAACTCGTTGAAAGTCACCAGCCCCGGCCATTGCTGAGAAAAGGCAACCACGTTAATACGCGAGAACACGGTGGTTTGCGGGGCAATATCAGCAGCAATTTTACGCATCGTTTTGGCGTCCCAGATTCTGCCGTCAACGCGCATCAGACGCTTTTTCTTCTCGTTCACCGCCCACAGAGCGGGGGCGCCCTTGGCAACTATTTTCTTGCCTGCTTCTTCTTGGGCGATGGTTTTCTTAGGTGCCAGGTGCTCCACAAACACTGTGTGCGCGATATCGGCAAGTGGCACAGCCTGCCAGCCGATCATGCGTCCGCACATTACATGAGTTTCGGTACGCACAATAATAGTGGGCTTCAAGAAAGAATAAATGACAAAAAAGGCAACTAGCAGAATAAGCACCAGCACTACCGCAAAGGGTAGTACCGGACGCTTGTAGGCTAGAAAGCCGAGAATGCCTACAGAGAGCAGCAGAGCGGGCAAAGCTGCCATGATTCTGCGAAAGTAAGAGTTAATGCGCGGGTGGTAAATTGCGACCACTTCGCCGTACTTATCGGGTACCTGATGTGCGTGTTCTGCCATAGGTTCATAGTAGCCGTTCAAGCAGGTTCAAACGTATTTATCAGTGCCCGGTGGTGGGAACCTTAGGTGATAGACGGCTCACGTTGAGAACACAATGAATGAACGCTGCCCCTGGCATAGGCTAAGGGGCAGCGTTCATGTATTAGAAGGTTTATGCGTTGACTCCGCGCAAACCCAGAATCAGATCCTGTTCGTCTTCTGGATTGCCGGTGACCACCACGGGGATTCCCCAATCCTGCTGGTAGAGGTGACAGGCGGCGTGATCGGGAATCTCACCACCGGGTTCGCCATCGCAGGCAGCAGCGCGGGCGGTAATATGCAAAACTGCCTCAGTAATTTCGGGGTTAAGCACCAAGGCACGGGTTAGTCCCTGTGACGTTCCAGCGCCCTCAAGAATGAAGTTCTCCGGGGTAGAAGAAATCTTCAACTGGGTAGGGTCGCCCCAGCGGGTATCGAGCTTCTGCCCCTTAGGGGCGGTAAAGCGGGATTCGAAGTTCAAGGTGCCGCCGGTCAAGCGGGTGGAGGGGCGGGTCACCTGCGAGGCGCCCTCATCAACCTGCTGCATCTTCTCAGGGATCGCCACACGAGTCAGCTCATGAGCGTTAGCCTCAACCACAATCAAGCGGGAGCTACCGTCCTCAAGGGTCTCCACCAGAACGTCGGACGGCTCTGCAAGACCCCGAGCTACAGTTCCCAGTTCGCCAGTTGCCGGGTCAAAACGACGAATAGCGCCGTTGTAGGTATCTGCCACCGCAAGAGACCCGTCAGGCAACTGGGTGACGCCCAGGCAGTGCTGCATACGCGCGTCCGCCCGCTGTCCGTCCACAAAACCAAAGTCAAAGAGACCAATGCCCACAGCTGATTCGACCTGCACCGCCCCGTCCGTAAAACTAATACGACGCAGCGCTGAGGTTTCTGAATCTGCTGCCCACAGCGAACCGTCGGTAGCTTCAGCCAAACCTGAGGTTTGAGCGAACCAAGACTCATCGGCAACACCGTCTTTGAGACCTTCAGCGCCGGTACCGGCAAAGACGCGCACCTGGCCGTTGCGCGGATCAAAACTAAAGAGCTGGTGGGTACCTGCCATTGCCACGATGAAGGCATCTGCTTCGCGTGACCACACCAAATCCCAGGGAGAAGAGAGCGATACGGTCAGCGGGTCAGCACCCTCAACAATAAAATTAGAGTCCCCCAAGCGGGCGCTCTCAGCATCAATTAGGCGCTGCACACCGCTACCGGCAAGGGTAGTTACCTCACCGGTAGAAAGATTGACCCCGCGCAGACGATGGTTAACAGAGTCGGCAACCACCAGATCGTAGCCCAGCTGCTCGCGCAGGTTTTCGGGCACGAGGGCAACACCCTGGGGTTCGTTGAAGCGGGCGCTCTCAGCATCTCCGTCAGTGTAGCCCTTGGTAGTACCGCCGATGGTACGCAGGGGGCTGGTGAGGTCTTCAGCGACCTGTACCAGACGGTGACGAGCCGTATCAGTGACCACGAAAGTTTTTTGCCCGTCCCCAAACTCAGCAGGCAGTTCTAGTGCTTTACCGGGGAAAGCGAAGGTGCCTTCAGGCTTGGGACGCGGCACGTAGGGACCATCGCCTCGATGTAGGGTGCCCTTGGCATCGTGTTCTTCAACCAGTTCGCGAACCAGCGATATCAGCCCCTGCACATGCCCTTCACCGGAAAGGTGGGCAACAATGTACCCTTCGGGGTCAAGAACCACCAGGGTCGGCCAAGCGCGGGCGGTGTAAGCCTGCCAGGTCTCTAAGTTAGGGTCGTCCAGAACGGGGTGGGTGATGTCGTAGCGGTCAACGGCGGCAGCGAGCGCGTCCGGGTCTGCTTCGTGTTCAAACTTGGGTGAGTGTACGCCAACGGTCACAAGCACATCAGAAAATTCTTCTTCTAGAGGACGCAGCTCATCGAGCACATGCAGGCAGTTCATGCAGCAGAAGGTCCAGAAATCCAGAATAACGATTTTGCCGCGCAGGCTTTCGAGTGAGAGCTGTTTGCCGCCGGTGTTGAGCCAGTTGCGGCCCACTAGTTCTGAGGCGCGAACGCGCGTTGTTTGTCGGATGTTCTCGGCTGAGTGTGTATTCGACACTGTTGTTCCTTAGAAGCTAGGTGGTGTAAAGGTCTCGGCTGGCGTCACAGCTCGAATGAGCGGGCGCGCAAAAGTATTGCGTTTTAGCCTAACAAGTTAGCGCGGTTGCTGCCTGTTTGTTGCTGTTCGGGTAGCTAATTAGAATCAACGTGACATGTACCCGTAATATTTCGTAGGAATGTCGCGCTGTCTTGGGCGCGAAGGGGTTTTAGTAGGTGAAGGTCGGTGGACACGTTGAGTGGTGAACCTGTCAAAGAGCTGCGCAAGGTCTTAGCGCCGCGCCACCTAGCAATGATTGCAATGGGCGGCGCTATTGGCGCAGGTCTTTTGGTGGGTTCGGGTACAGCTATTGCCGTTGCAGGGCCCGCCGTAATCATCACCTACC encodes:
- a CDS encoding NHL domain-containing thioredoxin family protein, producing MSNTHSAENIRQTTRVRASELVGRNWLNTGGKQLSLESLRGKIVILDFWTFCCMNCLHVLDELRPLEEEFSDVLVTVGVHSPKFEHEADPDALAAAVDRYDITHPVLDDPNLETWQAYTARAWPTLVVLDPEGYIVAHLSGEGHVQGLISLVRELVEEHDAKGTLHRGDGPYVPRPKPEGTFAFPGKALELPAEFGDGQKTFVVTDTARHRLVQVAEDLTSPLRTIGGTTKGYTDGDAESARFNEPQGVALVPENLREQLGYDLVVADSVNHRLRGVNLSTGEVTTLAGSGVQRLIDAESARLGDSNFIVEGADPLTVSLSSPWDLVWSREADAFIVAMAGTHQLFSFDPRNGQVRVFAGTGAEGLKDGVADESWFAQTSGLAEATDGSLWAADSETSALRRISFTDGAVQVESAVGIGLFDFGFVDGQRADARMQHCLGVTQLPDGSLAVADTYNGAIRRFDPATGELGTVARGLAEPSDVLVETLEDGSSRLIVVEANAHELTRVAIPEKMQQVDEGASQVTRPSTRLTGGTLNFESRFTAPKGQKLDTRWGDPTQLKISSTPENFILEGAGTSQGLTRALVLNPEITEAVLHITARAAACDGEPGGEIPDHAACHLYQQDWGIPVVVTGNPEDEQDLILGLRGVNA